The Haloplanus natans DSM 17983 DNA segment CCGCGTCCGTCGCGTGGGGTTTGGCGACGTGCCGTGGGTCGCCGTCTTGGGCCGCCCTCGCGGCGTCGAGGACGGCGTCCGCGAAGTCGGCGTCGTCACAGGCCATCGGCGGTAGGTCCTGATCGACGACCCACTCGACGCCCGGCAGCGACTCGATCCGTCCCAGGGCGGCGCGCTCGCCCGGCACCGTCCGCTCGTCCACCGTCACCACACAGCGGTCGGGAACGACGTTCCATCCCGACCCACCCTCGATTTCGGTGACCGCGACGCTTCCCGCCAACCGCTGCCCCAGCACCGTCGTCTCGGGGGCGTCGAAGCCGCGGACCACGTCGACGGCGTCGCAGGCGCGGTAGATGGCGTTCTCGCCCGCCTCGGGTTCGCTGGCGTGCGCGCTCGCTCCCGTGGCGACGAGCGTACTCCCGCGCCGCCCCTTGTGTGCCACCGCTACGTCGGTCACGCCCGGCGCGGAGTAGCCCGTCGAGCCCTCGCCGACGACGGCGTAGTCCGGCGCGAACCCCGAGTCGATTGCGGCACGGACGCCCACGCCGCCTTGCTCCTCGCCGGCGAAGGAGGCGAAGACGAGTTCGACTTCGGGGTCGGCGTCGCGGAAGGCGACCATGGCGGCGGCGAGGCTGCCTTTCATGTCCGCAGTACCGCGGCCGTAGAGGCGGCCGTTCCGTTCCTCGACGACGTACGTATCGCCGTCGTCGCTCACTTGCTCGTTCGCCGGCGCCACCACGTCGTGGTGGCCGACGAGGGCGAGCGATCGATCACCGTCGCCCCGCCGGGCGATCACGCCCGCGTCGTCCCGACGGACAGTCGCGTCCGTCTCCCCGCGGAGCCACGACGCCACGGCGTCGCCCACCGCCAGTTCGTCCTCGTGGCTGGGAATCGAGACGAGTCGGCGCGTCAGGTCCAGCGTGTCGCTCATGAGTCGGTCGACGGCCGCGTCCCGTTTATACGGACCGTCGTCCGCCCGTCAAAATGTTAGCAAAAGAATAGATTATCTACTCCGGCGACGAATAGGGTAGCGGTGATACACAGTGTCGGATAAAGTGAACGGCCGGATGGAACTCACGGAAACGCCGGACAGCGAGGATGTCGTGATCGCACTCGACGCGATCAAAGGTGAGATCGAATCGGGCGGGAACGGTCGGAGCGGGGCGTTACGTCTCAAAGGTGCCGTGCAGGACCGACTGATCCACCTCGACGCGGATCGAGGCCGCCTCCGGTTCACCGACGACCGGGGAGAGCAGGTGGTTCTCGGGGACGGCGACCTCTCGCTGGGTGGCGGCGGGGCGGACGGGGAACTCAACTTCCGCAACGCCGACGGCGACCTCCGCGTGCGAATCGGTGCCGGCAACGACCTCCTCGACCTCATCGGTCGGGTCGGGAAGCCGGTGCTGACCGTCGACGACGACGCGACGCTGACACTGGGCGGCGGCGGCGACGACGGCGACATCTTCGTCCTCGATCGGATGGGGGAGACGGTCGTCCACGTCGACGGCGAGACGGGGAACGTCCACGTCGGCGGCAACGGCCACGACGGCGACATCTTCGTCGACAACGCCAGCGGCGAGTCGACCGTGTCGATCCACGGCCAGTCCGGCAACGTCAGCGCCGGCGGGAGCGGGAGCGACGGCGACCTGCGACTGAACGAATCCAGCGGCTGTACGACCATCCACCTCGATGGCCGGTACGGCAACGCGACCCTCGGTGGCTGTGGACAGGACGGCGACGTGATGCTGGACGACGCCGACGGCAACACAACCATTCACCTGAACGCCCAGTACGGGAACGCGCGGCTCGGGGGGCATGGACAGGACGGCGACCTCTACCTCGACACCGGTGACGGCGACCGGACCGTCCACCTCGACGCCCAGTACGGCAACCTCACGCTCGGGGGGCACGGGCAGGACGGCGACGTGATGCTCAACGACGAGAACGGCGACCGAACC contains these protein-coding regions:
- a CDS encoding DUF4097 family beta strand repeat-containing protein: MELTETPDSEDVVIALDAIKGEIESGGNGRSGALRLKGAVQDRLIHLDADRGRLRFTDDRGEQVVLGDGDLSLGGGGADGELNFRNADGDLRVRIGAGNDLLDLIGRVGKPVLTVDDDATLTLGGGGDDGDIFVLDRMGETVVHVDGETGNVHVGGNGHDGDIFVDNASGESTVSIHGQSGNVSAGGSGSDGDLRLNESSGCTTIHLDGRYGNATLGGCGQDGDVMLDDADGNTTIHLNAQYGNARLGGHGQDGDLYLDTGDGDRTVHLDAQYGNLTLGGHGQDGDVMLNDENGDRTVHLDAQYGNLTLGDHGQDGDIFLKDGDGTTRIHLDAQSGDIKLSGADCAEAFDVSQDVSIGPGTVLVTADGFLEPSTRAYDPRVAGVVSGAGAYRPGIRLDSAEDGDETGRAPVALVGKVVCKVDADPAPIEVGDMLTTADTPGYAMKATDRDRAFGAIIGKALEPHHEGTGEIPILVALQ
- a CDS encoding M20 family metallopeptidase — its product is MSDTLDLTRRLVSIPSHEDELAVGDAVASWLRGETDATVRRDDAGVIARRGDGDRSLALVGHHDVVAPANEQVSDDGDTYVVEERNGRLYGRGTADMKGSLAAAMVAFRDADPEVELVFASFAGEEQGGVGVRAAIDSGFAPDYAVVGEGSTGYSAPGVTDVAVAHKGRRGSTLVATGASAHASEPEAGENAIYRACDAVDVVRGFDAPETTVLGQRLAGSVAVTEIEGGSGWNVVPDRCVVTVDERTVPGERAALGRIESLPGVEWVVDQDLPPMACDDADFADAVLDAARAAQDGDPRHVAKPHATDAGWLAAAGTTCVVCGAAEPGEAHTDGESVAIDVLERCERLYRGVAESV